A region from the Lentisphaera profundi genome encodes:
- a CDS encoding PQQ-binding-like beta-propeller repeat protein encodes MKAYQYTVMIILCLFSTQVMATPTENYGFNALPADGNIKIDGKSDDWDLSQSIFICNDVHLYAETYAMRFAAQYDNKYLYLLGYWYDKTPLNNPGQVSADHGWLGDSLQVRIMTGERKTAKVTHVTAWRGVGGGDIVTFQYGDMAVKGKKVVIKNAKLNGVLQAFGVRKDGSGYVQELTIPWELITKDKKALVKGDRLKLAAEANFTLDNGTRLTIKGNWNPDGPIDRIFTYRSLAPWGYATLADKAAAKPLDVRLGDGRTFPTIMNGKEPSIDWTGLKEEVKSDGFKNVTVNAPADGYVSTVIKDKDGKIVRHLANNQKVKKGENVLSWDVLSTPNFETLGMPIKPGTYSVHSLWHPEYEIMWRGWAGSSAQTPWENGPKTNWGGDHGSPTAIATGDKGVFLGWFKSESGRALVATDFDGKVMWRKKFGGMSSVKGLATAGDIVFVLGGPSRGKSANGAAVYKMDQSTGLYKEWAGSPAAELAIDKLSDDPQLQEATAIAAFADRFYLSFSQANKVRAYDSKSGKQLAEYDVPKPAQISCDPQGNLYVLSGGDYTLDPNGYNGIHEPAIVESQSIYKLDTTTKKATKLTFAGLKNACGIYVDKTGDVYVGIREPVNQVYVYNAKGNILKKIGQQGGRPLTGPWNQNGMRFVSGVAIDKNNQLWVCEADNHPLRFSRWDVKTGAFSKEFFGPTNYGARGAAINPEDPNKMMGISAEWELDPKTQTFKCLGVITRKPTANSVALKASNGRVYFISTTEWRSGDIDIFERLGDGDFVKRASFTYEGKRLFGQKKKIDASVPQKTHYWADQNGDGKEQANEVTTVDCILHFNPWNLHVWNDFTFYSAEKAFPLKGFTKCNAPIFDIKNPEIMPVAGVGSLNSDVMLSYSRKDWGKYNSWYTAYDRKTGEELWKYPNTFVGVQGSHKGPAFPQTGLIRGSYGPLTSIKLPAPIGNAWIFTTNVGEWHVLTEEGFYLTNLFNGDYLNWKWPAKPEYGANMNGAPSGGGGEDFGGYVQVTEDGKVYAQSGHTAFWNLELKGFDKTERLAVTSVKVTTEDFQKAADLTIKMAKAKYEPSIYKIMKYTPGAYYANLNADFKGQEQIKFNKTKHTHVKVAASYDDKNLYVGWQVKDKTPWVNGAEEAQYMYGRGDTVDLQIQAADYKGKKAYQRLSIGNLKGKDTAVLYREKSAEKKPMSFSSGVITDFPVDYVAVEGSVKVQSTVRGENYWVQASIPWSVLGIQLKKGDKLKVDFGVTYGDAKGTDTVLRNHWSNKSTGLVNDEVFELKLDPKNWGELNVQ; translated from the coding sequence ATGAAGGCTTATCAATATACAGTCATGATCATCTTGTGTCTTTTTTCGACACAAGTTATGGCAACACCAACTGAAAATTACGGTTTTAATGCCTTGCCAGCTGATGGCAACATCAAGATTGATGGTAAATCCGATGATTGGGATCTATCACAATCAATATTCATCTGTAACGATGTACATTTATATGCCGAAACCTATGCCATGCGCTTTGCTGCCCAATACGATAACAAGTATCTGTATCTTCTTGGCTACTGGTACGATAAAACGCCGCTGAATAACCCGGGGCAGGTGAGCGCTGACCATGGTTGGCTAGGTGATTCTCTTCAGGTACGCATTATGACAGGTGAACGAAAAACAGCCAAGGTTACCCATGTAACCGCATGGCGTGGCGTTGGGGGTGGTGATATCGTTACCTTTCAATACGGTGATATGGCTGTAAAAGGTAAGAAGGTCGTAATAAAAAATGCCAAACTCAATGGTGTATTGCAGGCTTTCGGCGTGCGTAAGGATGGTAGTGGCTATGTACAAGAGTTGACGATTCCTTGGGAGCTCATCACTAAGGACAAGAAAGCTTTGGTCAAGGGTGATAGACTCAAATTGGCAGCAGAGGCCAATTTTACGCTTGATAACGGAACTCGTCTAACAATTAAGGGTAACTGGAACCCAGACGGGCCAATCGATCGTATCTTTACCTACAGGAGCCTTGCACCTTGGGGTTATGCTACACTAGCTGATAAAGCAGCTGCTAAGCCTTTGGACGTTCGCTTGGGTGACGGTAGAACTTTTCCAACGATTATGAACGGTAAAGAGCCCAGTATTGATTGGACAGGATTAAAAGAAGAAGTGAAGAGCGACGGTTTTAAAAATGTTACCGTAAATGCTCCTGCAGATGGATATGTTTCAACAGTCATCAAAGATAAAGACGGTAAAATTGTTCGTCATTTGGCCAATAATCAAAAAGTGAAAAAGGGTGAGAATGTTCTTAGCTGGGATGTTTTGTCGACACCAAATTTTGAGACATTGGGCATGCCAATTAAACCGGGGACATATAGCGTCCATAGCTTATGGCACCCAGAGTATGAAATTATGTGGCGTGGTTGGGCAGGTTCATCTGCGCAAACGCCATGGGAAAATGGCCCAAAAACCAACTGGGGCGGAGACCACGGCTCGCCAACAGCTATAGCCACAGGTGATAAAGGCGTTTTTCTCGGTTGGTTCAAATCTGAATCGGGCAGGGCCTTGGTGGCAACAGATTTTGATGGCAAGGTGATGTGGCGCAAAAAATTTGGCGGTATGAGTTCCGTCAAAGGCTTGGCGACTGCTGGTGATATTGTTTTTGTTTTAGGTGGTCCTTCTAGAGGGAAAAGTGCCAATGGTGCTGCCGTTTATAAAATGGATCAGTCGACAGGGCTTTACAAAGAATGGGCAGGCTCACCCGCTGCAGAATTGGCCATAGATAAACTTAGTGATGACCCTCAGCTTCAGGAGGCAACCGCCATTGCAGCTTTTGCAGATCGTTTTTATCTAAGTTTTAGTCAGGCAAATAAAGTACGAGCCTACGACAGTAAATCAGGTAAACAGCTTGCGGAATATGATGTGCCGAAGCCTGCCCAGATCAGTTGTGACCCACAGGGTAATCTATACGTTCTAAGTGGTGGCGATTATACCCTTGATCCCAATGGCTACAATGGCATTCATGAACCAGCGATCGTAGAAAGTCAGTCAATTTATAAGCTAGATACAACAACAAAAAAAGCGACAAAACTTACCTTTGCTGGGCTTAAAAATGCTTGTGGTATTTATGTGGATAAAACAGGTGACGTATACGTAGGCATACGTGAACCCGTTAATCAGGTCTATGTCTACAATGCGAAGGGAAATATCCTCAAAAAAATCGGTCAACAAGGTGGTCGTCCTCTAACGGGGCCTTGGAATCAAAATGGAATGCGCTTTGTGTCAGGTGTAGCTATTGACAAAAACAATCAGCTATGGGTTTGTGAAGCCGACAATCACCCCCTTCGTTTCAGTCGCTGGGATGTCAAGACTGGGGCGTTCTCAAAAGAATTCTTTGGCCCTACAAATTACGGAGCTAGAGGTGCAGCCATTAACCCAGAAGATCCTAACAAGATGATGGGTATTAGTGCAGAGTGGGAACTTGACCCTAAAACACAGACCTTTAAATGTCTCGGGGTGATTACCCGCAAACCTACGGCTAACTCGGTTGCTCTTAAGGCATCCAATGGTCGCGTCTACTTTATTTCAACAACAGAATGGCGTTCAGGCGATATTGATATCTTTGAACGACTCGGCGATGGTGACTTTGTCAAACGTGCCAGCTTTACTTACGAAGGAAAACGACTCTTTGGACAGAAGAAAAAAATAGATGCCTCAGTTCCTCAGAAAACCCACTACTGGGCAGACCAAAATGGCGATGGCAAAGAGCAAGCAAATGAAGTAACGACGGTTGATTGTATCTTACACTTTAACCCTTGGAACCTTCATGTGTGGAATGACTTCACTTTCTACTCAGCAGAAAAAGCCTTTCCTCTTAAGGGCTTCACAAAGTGTAATGCGCCAATCTTTGATATTAAGAACCCTGAGATTATGCCGGTTGCAGGTGTGGGATCACTCAATAGTGATGTGATGCTGTCTTACAGTCGTAAGGACTGGGGTAAATATAATTCCTGGTATACGGCTTATGACCGTAAAACAGGCGAAGAACTTTGGAAGTACCCAAATACCTTTGTAGGGGTTCAGGGTTCACATAAAGGACCTGCATTTCCACAGACTGGTTTGATTCGTGGTTCCTATGGTCCGCTAACAAGTATTAAACTTCCAGCGCCCATTGGCAATGCCTGGATTTTTACCACTAATGTTGGTGAATGGCATGTATTAACTGAAGAAGGATTTTACCTGACCAATCTCTTTAATGGTGATTACCTGAATTGGAAGTGGCCTGCAAAACCTGAATATGGTGCGAATATGAATGGAGCCCCGTCCGGTGGTGGTGGAGAGGACTTTGGTGGCTATGTGCAAGTTACCGAGGATGGCAAAGTTTATGCACAAAGTGGTCACACGGCTTTTTGGAACCTTGAATTAAAAGGCTTTGACAAAACAGAGCGCTTAGCTGTTACCAGTGTGAAGGTGACGACTGAAGACTTCCAAAAGGCGGCGGATCTAACCATAAAAATGGCAAAGGCAAAGTATGAACCTTCTATTTACAAGATCATGAAGTACACACCTGGTGCTTATTACGCCAACCTAAATGCTGACTTTAAGGGACAAGAACAAATAAAATTCAATAAAACTAAGCACACTCATGTGAAAGTTGCGGCATCCTATGATGACAAGAATCTTTACGTGGGCTGGCAAGTGAAAGATAAAACACCATGGGTTAACGGTGCAGAAGAGGCGCAATACATGTATGGCCGTGGTGATACTGTGGATTTACAAATTCAGGCGGCTGATTACAAGGGAAAGAAGGCCTATCAACGCCTATCTATCGGTAACTTGAAAGGCAAAGATACAGCTGTTCTCTACCGTGAAAAATCTGCGGAGAAAAAGCCCATGTCCTTCAGTTCTGGTGTGATTACCGACTTCCCGGTTGATTATGTCGCTGTTGAAGGATCCGTAAAAGTTCAAAGTACGGTTCGTGGAGAAAACTATTGGGTACAAGCCTCCATTCCATGGTCTGTTCTAGGTATTCAGCTCAAGAAGGGCGATAAACTTAAAGTTGACTTTGGTGTTACTTACGGCGATGCCAAAGGAACTGACACAGTACTGCGCAATCACTGGAGCAACAAAAGTACTGGATTGGTAAACGACGAGGTCTTTGAGTTAAAACTTGATCCTAAGAATTGGGGAGAATTAAATGTTCAATAA